One window of Treponema denticola genomic DNA carries:
- a CDS encoding formylglycine-generating enzyme family protein, with translation MKNITKLILSAVLLFASCTNPVGNSSVPSSPQQGGGSGGSTPSQITITVAGDEHVTLKAEKTFTADKGKTWHQLKAVAEDKINQYEAGHELDEWKLTNAEGQSLIDDYVFDTNATVFIVTKQLPSPPSPPPLAKITITVTGDTGVALKTPPTFEVAPGKRWDEIEELAKKKIQNYKPHYELKNWRLNNASGAVLDDSYITPFNANATVFIETKPVDIKLTIEGDHVDITSPAEMYVPRGTKWSEIKTEVMGKVNPKFGFVILAWKKGSKTGIEFYDDFQFRGKTKIYVETRPINVTITVKGDSHVQIGASPTITKPYGVTWGEIKDEAKTKITCEQGYVFAAWKKGSITGKELFDIDEFEEDTEVYATTQQVPVPAGVKVTPPAGGIIGHAVSYTLPGTDTSWKGVFINGRTVNLTDYTIGKHEVTVKLWNEVCEWAKKNGYLFEFEPDNPDTPTEENQPMANISWTDCIAWCNAYTEMTFGNTEQCVYRTGSASGKVIKHAFHGDKAYCDFSKKGYRLPTEAEWEYAARYQGNDSTNAEQYGTVYLTNLNSASGAAKPVGFENMTVPSGESYETLRAETARVAVFNKWWNGTAFATQTPPVTGRANVGSKPANKLGLCDMSGNVAEWCWDLYTATVNASTNAYPTGPFPDYETKRVVRGGNWSENTEQAVYDCMTGKRKWKGSSGADPIRGFRLVWQE, from the coding sequence ATGAAAAATATAACTAAACTGATATTGTCGGCAGTGTTGTTATTTGCAAGCTGCACAAATCCTGTAGGAAATAGCTCCGTGCCGTCTTCACCGCAGCAAGGCGGCGGAAGCGGCGGCTCAACGCCCTCACAAATAACCATTACCGTTGCGGGGGATGAACACGTTACGCTTAAAGCGGAAAAAACGTTTACGGCGGATAAGGGAAAAACATGGCACCAGTTAAAAGCTGTTGCGGAAGACAAAATCAACCAGTACGAGGCGGGGCACGAACTCGACGAATGGAAGCTTACCAATGCCGAAGGTCAATCTTTAATAGATGACTATGTTTTTGATACAAACGCAACGGTTTTTATTGTAACAAAACAGCTTCCTTCTCCTCCTTCGCCGCCTCCTCTGGCTAAAATTACAATAACGGTTACAGGCGACACAGGGGTTGCATTAAAAACACCTCCTACATTTGAAGTGGCTCCGGGTAAACGTTGGGATGAAATTGAAGAGCTTGCAAAAAAGAAAATACAAAACTATAAGCCCCATTATGAGCTTAAAAACTGGCGCCTTAACAACGCTTCGGGTGCAGTCTTAGATGACAGCTATATAACACCGTTTAATGCCAATGCAACCGTCTTTATTGAAACAAAACCGGTAGATATAAAGCTTACCATTGAAGGAGATCATGTTGATATAACTTCTCCTGCCGAAATGTATGTACCCAGAGGAACAAAGTGGAGCGAAATAAAAACTGAAGTTATGGGTAAAGTTAATCCAAAATTCGGTTTTGTCATACTTGCATGGAAAAAAGGCAGTAAAACCGGTATCGAATTTTATGATGACTTTCAATTTAGAGGTAAAACGAAGATATATGTCGAAACAAGACCGATAAATGTTACCATCACGGTAAAAGGCGACAGTCATGTTCAGATCGGTGCGTCTCCTACAATCACAAAGCCGTACGGAGTAACGTGGGGCGAAATAAAAGACGAGGCAAAAACGAAGATAACCTGCGAGCAAGGCTATGTGTTTGCCGCATGGAAAAAAGGCAGCATAACCGGAAAAGAGTTGTTTGACATCGACGAGTTTGAAGAAGACACCGAAGTCTATGCGACAACACAACAAGTTCCCGTTCCTGCCGGCGTAAAGGTAACGCCCCCTGCAGGAGGCATTATCGGACATGCCGTTTCGTATACCTTGCCCGGTACCGATACTTCATGGAAGGGTGTATTTATTAACGGGCGTACGGTTAATTTAACTGATTACACTATAGGTAAACACGAAGTTACCGTAAAACTATGGAATGAAGTATGCGAATGGGCAAAAAAGAACGGTTATTTGTTTGAATTTGAACCGGATAACCCCGATACTCCTACGGAAGAGAATCAACCGATGGCAAACATAAGCTGGACCGACTGCATAGCGTGGTGTAACGCGTATACCGAGATGACATTCGGAAACACGGAACAGTGCGTATACCGCACCGGATCGGCATCGGGGAAGGTCATAAAACATGCTTTCCACGGTGATAAAGCGTATTGCGACTTTTCAAAAAAAGGCTATCGTTTGCCGACGGAAGCCGAGTGGGAGTATGCTGCACGTTATCAGGGTAATGACAGCACCAATGCCGAACAATACGGCACTGTCTATCTGACCAATTTGAATTCAGCAAGCGGAGCGGCAAAACCTGTCGGCTTTGAGAATATGACAGTGCCGTCAGGTGAAAGTTACGAAACCTTACGCGCAGAAACCGCTCGTGTTGCAGTTTTCAATAAATGGTGGAACGGCACGGCATTTGCAACACAAACTCCGCCCGTAACCGGTAGAGCAAATGTTGGAAGCAAACCTGCAAACAAACTTGGGCTCTGCGACATGAGCGGCAACGTTGCCGAATGGTGTTGGGACTTATATACTGCAACCGTAAATGCAAGTACGAATGCCTATCCTACCGGTCCTTTCCCTGACTACGAAACAAAACGGGTGGTACGCGGCGGCAACTGGTCTGAAAATACCGAACAAGCCGTGTACGATTGCATGACCGGTAAGCGGAAATGGAAAGGTTCCAGCGGAGCCGATCCTATCAGAGGCTTCCGCTTAGTGTGGCAGGAATAG
- a CDS encoding MBL fold metallo-hydrolase yields MKVYLHFSSQLFANTYLIGNEITKEAVIIDPAKITEKIIYQIERNEFNLKAVLLTHNLESPYETGLNTILKIYNPKVYAGSCFSETATINTLRGDGTINLAGYPLKYFAIPAHSSYSYIFQLENMIFTGKSLSAGMIGQTSNMYAERTLRNILKTKLMSLDDNLIIMPFYGPPSSIGVERKFNAFFQDFENEPF; encoded by the coding sequence ATGAAAGTTTATCTTCACTTTTCGTCCCAGCTTTTTGCAAACACCTATCTTATCGGAAATGAAATCACAAAAGAAGCCGTTATCATTGACCCTGCAAAAATTACCGAAAAGATAATCTATCAAATTGAAAGAAACGAATTTAATCTTAAAGCCGTTCTATTGACTCATAACCTTGAAAGCCCTTATGAAACGGGACTCAATACGATTTTAAAAATTTACAATCCAAAAGTTTATGCCGGAAGCTGTTTTTCTGAAACTGCAACAATAAATACATTAAGAGGGGATGGAACTATAAATTTAGCCGGTTATCCTTTAAAATATTTTGCAATTCCTGCACATTCATCATATTCTTATATATTTCAACTTGAGAATATGATATTTACCGGGAAATCCTTATCTGCAGGAATGATTGGTCAAACTTCAAATATGTACGCAGAGCGGACTCTGCGTAATATTTTAAAAACAAAACTTATGAGCTTGGATGACAATCTTATTATTATGCCTTTTTACGGACCTCCTTCTTCCATAGGGGTAGAGCGCAAATTCAATGCTTTTTTTCAAGATTTTGAAAATGAACCTTTTTAA
- a CDS encoding glycoside hydrolase family 3 N-terminal domain-containing protein → MKRFFAIFFCCFFVYSALFSDDETIKAYISKMSIEDKASQVLMMSIEGKKTFPPYLSSYFDSYTPGAFILFGYNFSDTPEACASYIKSVKQSIQSLSKSKMFVPPFFASDFEGGRVYRIRKIGSPLPSPREVAETLTEEEAVALYTHTAEQIHLLGIHLNLAPIVEKERSKDAGFLDDRIFSDDEDILVKYSNTFISGMKKGGVLSTVKHFPGNAETDPHLSKSIIDVNEDIFYKDFIAPFRRILYGTDEAVLISHAEVSFIDKTPFCFSKKGIEKILRNELNFKGLIITDDMAMKALKTDGRSTADNVLLALDAGCDMVMCSEPKFKELVEAISKKMKNESDFLKRIDDAVFNILKIKIKMGIIDELLKPIEKYKFNKEKFYKAKKAAESILSH, encoded by the coding sequence ATGAAACGTTTTTTCGCCATTTTTTTTTGTTGTTTTTTTGTTTATTCGGCTCTTTTTAGTGATGATGAAACTATCAAAGCATATATTTCAAAGATGAGTATAGAAGACAAGGCTTCTCAAGTTTTAATGATGAGTATTGAAGGAAAAAAAACTTTTCCTCCTTATTTAAGCTCTTATTTTGATTCTTATACACCAGGTGCCTTTATTTTATTCGGTTACAATTTTTCGGATACTCCTGAAGCTTGTGCTTCTTATATAAAATCCGTTAAACAGTCCATACAAAGTCTGTCCAAATCAAAAATGTTTGTGCCGCCTTTTTTTGCTTCTGACTTTGAAGGCGGGCGTGTTTACCGAATCAGAAAAATAGGATCGCCCCTGCCTTCACCTAGAGAGGTAGCAGAAACATTAACGGAAGAAGAAGCTGTAGCTCTATATACTCATACAGCAGAGCAAATACACCTATTGGGTATACATTTAAACTTAGCTCCGATTGTTGAAAAAGAAAGATCCAAAGATGCCGGTTTCTTGGATGATCGTATTTTTTCCGATGATGAAGATATTTTAGTAAAATATTCCAATACTTTTATTTCCGGAATGAAAAAGGGTGGGGTGCTTTCTACCGTTAAACACTTCCCCGGAAATGCAGAAACAGATCCGCATCTTTCAAAAAGCATTATTGATGTTAATGAAGATATTTTTTATAAGGATTTTATTGCTCCTTTTCGCCGAATTCTTTATGGTACCGATGAAGCTGTGTTAATTTCTCATGCAGAAGTTTCTTTTATAGATAAAACCCCTTTTTGTTTTTCAAAAAAAGGAATAGAAAAAATTTTGCGTAATGAATTAAATTTTAAGGGTTTAATTATTACTGATGATATGGCGATGAAGGCGCTTAAAACGGATGGGCGCTCGACAGCCGATAATGTACTTTTAGCTCTTGATGCAGGCTGTGATATGGTTATGTGTTCAGAGCCTAAGTTTAAAGAGCTTGTGGAAGCAATTTCAAAAAAAATGAAAAACGAGTCCGATTTTCTTAAAAGAATTGATGATGCGGTATTTAATATTTTAAAAATAAAAATAAAAATGGGTATTATTGATGAATTATTGAAGCCTATAGAAAAATATAAATTTAATAAAGAAAAATTTTATAAGGCTAAAAAAGCAGCAGAAAGTATTTTATCCCATTGA
- the fliI gene encoding flagellar protein export ATPase FliI has product MVDLFDKYTDAVSETDPIKFTGRVVRVHDKLIESEGPVASVGELCQIITDDNPDGLKAEVVGLNGTIVQLMSYTDVQGVKIGDLVIASGEILSVPVGNVLLGRVVDALCKSADGKPEPYSARRYPVVAPPPDAMTRKPIRQRIVTGIRAIDSLLAVGRGQRLGIFAGTGIGKSTLLGMIARNTNADVNVIALIGERGREVLDFIEHDLGPEGLKHSVIVSATSDQSALARIRGAYTATAIAEYFRDQGKDVMLLFDSVTRFAMAQREIGLAIGEPPATRGYTPSVFSSLPKLLERSGTSEKGSITGFYTVLVEGDDMNEPISDAVRGILDGHIVLDRNLAERGQYPAVNVLKSISRLSNRVSGPNTKGASKRMRTLLKDYTESEDMINLGAYQKGSSAAIDDAIEHYPRIYDFLTQEVDDPAKLKDTLQKLSDITGIDIPSEEFDEAGLGVGAIKKYAQSSESSALYKSNSEG; this is encoded by the coding sequence ATGGTAGATCTGTTTGATAAATATACCGATGCTGTCTCAGAAACCGATCCGATAAAATTTACGGGACGTGTTGTCCGTGTTCATGATAAATTAATTGAAAGTGAAGGACCTGTTGCTTCCGTAGGAGAGCTTTGCCAAATTATTACGGATGATAATCCTGATGGATTAAAGGCTGAGGTTGTAGGTTTAAACGGAACTATCGTTCAGCTGATGAGCTATACCGATGTTCAAGGTGTAAAAATAGGCGACCTCGTTATTGCAAGCGGAGAAATTCTATCCGTCCCCGTCGGAAATGTTTTGCTAGGCCGTGTTGTAGATGCCTTATGTAAATCTGCTGACGGTAAACCTGAACCTTATTCAGCAAGAAGATATCCTGTTGTAGCTCCGCCTCCGGATGCTATGACCCGTAAACCTATAAGACAAAGAATTGTTACCGGTATTCGAGCTATCGATAGTCTTTTGGCAGTTGGGCGCGGACAACGTCTTGGTATTTTCGCCGGTACGGGAATCGGAAAATCTACCTTGCTTGGAATGATAGCCAGAAACACAAATGCCGATGTAAATGTTATAGCTCTTATAGGAGAGCGCGGACGAGAAGTTTTAGATTTTATCGAACACGATCTAGGGCCTGAAGGTTTAAAGCATTCTGTTATTGTAAGTGCAACTTCAGATCAAAGTGCTCTTGCAAGAATAAGAGGGGCATATACTGCTACGGCCATTGCAGAATATTTTAGAGATCAAGGAAAAGATGTTATGCTTCTTTTTGATTCCGTAACACGCTTTGCTATGGCACAAAGAGAGATAGGTCTTGCCATAGGAGAGCCTCCTGCAACTCGCGGTTATACTCCCAGCGTTTTTAGCTCCCTTCCTAAACTGCTTGAAAGAAGCGGTACCTCCGAAAAAGGTTCCATTACAGGATTTTATACCGTACTAGTAGAAGGCGACGATATGAATGAGCCGATTTCGGATGCTGTGCGAGGTATTTTAGACGGTCATATTGTTTTGGATAGAAATCTTGCCGAGAGAGGACAATATCCTGCCGTTAATGTTTTAAAAAGTATTTCCAGATTATCCAACAGAGTATCGGGGCCGAACACAAAGGGTGCATCAAAACGAATGCGTACATTATTAAAAGACTACACCGAATCCGAAGATATGATAAACCTTGGCGCTTATCAAAAAGGAAGCAGTGCAGCAATCGATGATGCTATAGAACATTATCCGCGTATTTATGATTTTTTAACTCAAGAGGTTGACGATCCTGCAAAGCTGAAAGATACATTACAAAAACTTTCGGATATTACAGGTATTGATATTCCTTCGGAGGAATTTGATGAGGCCGGATTGGGTGTAGGAGCTATAAAAAAATATGCTCAAAGTTCCGAAAGCTCTGCATTGTATAAATCAAATTCTGAGGGTTAA
- the fliJ gene encoding flagellar export protein FliJ, which produces MKRFEFRLEKLLNLREFYEHQAEIELAQAIAHKDYIDIQLKQIAKLKVKTGSEFNPDSDKIDITDLHNAQNYIILLDKKKDDLLEKLVIAEQIIEEKRKIYIEAASKRKVISKLKEKKWEIWKKENIKAEENYIDDIVTYKFGHNKTIAVKSYN; this is translated from the coding sequence ATGAAAAGGTTTGAGTTTCGGCTTGAAAAACTTTTGAACTTACGCGAATTTTATGAGCATCAGGCAGAAATTGAGTTAGCACAGGCTATTGCTCATAAAGATTATATCGATATTCAATTAAAACAAATTGCTAAGTTAAAAGTAAAAACGGGATCTGAATTTAATCCTGACTCAGATAAAATAGATATAACCGATCTTCATAATGCTCAAAATTATATTATACTCTTGGATAAAAAAAAGGATGACTTATTAGAAAAATTGGTTATTGCAGAGCAAATTATTGAAGAAAAAAGAAAGATTTACATTGAGGCTGCATCAAAACGTAAAGTAATTTCAAAACTAAAAGAAAAAAAATGGGAAATATGGAAAAAGGAAAATATAAAGGCGGAAGAAAACTATATCGATGATATTGTAACTTATAAATTCGGTCACAATAAAACAATTGCAGTTAAAAGCTATAATTAA
- a CDS encoding tetratricopeptide repeat protein, whose amino-acid sequence MLSVFLEIIYERQLRKINLKILTDFINLIKEEALSNGADFIQVQGGFYFLFKKKSIAYVFSTARFLYNVNKILISYKDKISEVRCITDYYEEDVSHDALFESLSLYKKQLIPEMGLFASKEASDKLSKYIDFNKTDSSILLCATFKFFENINLTYNKSIEKKAYIILHRNNNYFWSLYNFILANPLDNDCLKAMSNEDRVSFLATKNVYIYLKKHRFSKDMPQYFIDAFLTNSAIHLKNYIKKQNAGRSVKVLIDNLSDKKNLEEAEKIYAVNKYIEIEALASSLPSIYNIPDDLLQLIYIILSSGKYFFYDEITDFLVSLNKSKTFFDDVYAWMYSMGIILVENNIYAVPYGLPEIIERRINLSKNMIDSNITEYLWAKYKKGILNANSETEKVFDSLNFKCKPDFLLASIFHNYSDSSIEGLDLKKYKNEIFYDALKYYQNSIIANIDDSTAKSYAYLKTAIGFFQENKLESGEYRAFSLLAFFNLTQNKISDAITYFSYALDNAEHSHDTSFICDALFNISVVYFLQNNLKQSITFLDRLAAAVDEYFEQDWKIPYLFMRGRVYLQIGEFTKAAENFKTASDFADLYFDKIEPLCKSWYGRSLIYMGQIKNGQELLMKYIDYTDDALLFLLESFLFYPILNNDFEKMDLDISSIYSAYNNSGLTDFINLKSGFSIAEDLIWSNIYNMSIGKKMFDAFYNYYNCKINFSKMYDIEECKIFLSDLEASAVESLYQNDPYSSLYMYLCYDLSVKLYGETSSQSIAYLSKAFKSMQKNVLAIGENDIRDKYMQNNLWNSRLFKVAKSQKLI is encoded by the coding sequence ATGTTAAGTGTTTTTTTAGAAATAATATATGAAAGACAATTACGTAAAATTAATTTAAAAATCCTTACCGATTTTATTAACTTAATAAAAGAAGAAGCTTTATCAAACGGAGCAGACTTTATACAGGTTCAAGGCGGTTTTTATTTTTTATTTAAAAAAAAGTCGATTGCTTATGTCTTTTCTACTGCCAGATTTTTATATAATGTAAACAAAATATTAATTTCATATAAAGATAAAATTTCCGAAGTGAGATGTATTACCGACTATTATGAAGAAGATGTTTCACACGATGCTTTATTTGAATCTTTATCATTGTATAAAAAACAATTAATACCTGAGATGGGGCTTTTTGCTTCAAAAGAAGCTTCCGATAAACTTTCAAAATATATTGATTTTAATAAAACGGATTCTTCAATTTTATTATGCGCTACATTTAAGTTTTTTGAAAATATTAATTTAACTTATAATAAAAGTATTGAAAAAAAAGCTTATATAATACTGCATCGGAATAATAATTATTTTTGGTCTCTATATAATTTTATCTTGGCTAATCCCTTGGATAATGACTGTTTAAAAGCTATGAGTAATGAAGATAGAGTTTCTTTTTTAGCTACAAAAAATGTTTACATTTATTTAAAAAAACATAGATTTTCTAAAGATATGCCTCAATACTTTATAGATGCTTTTTTGACAAATTCTGCAATACATTTGAAGAATTACATAAAAAAACAAAATGCTGGAAGGTCTGTAAAAGTTTTAATAGATAATCTTAGCGATAAAAAAAATTTGGAAGAAGCGGAAAAAATATATGCAGTTAATAAATATATAGAAATAGAGGCTTTAGCTTCTTCTTTGCCATCAATATATAATATTCCTGATGATTTATTACAGCTGATATATATTATTCTTTCTTCAGGCAAATACTTTTTTTACGATGAAATTACAGATTTTTTAGTTTCATTGAATAAAAGTAAGACCTTTTTTGATGATGTTTATGCTTGGATGTATTCAATGGGGATTATTTTAGTCGAGAATAATATTTATGCCGTACCTTATGGGTTACCTGAAATTATTGAAAGACGTATTAATCTTAGCAAAAATATGATAGATTCAAATATAACTGAATATTTATGGGCTAAATATAAAAAAGGAATTTTAAATGCAAATTCGGAGACTGAAAAAGTATTTGATTCTTTAAATTTTAAATGTAAGCCTGATTTTTTGCTTGCTTCAATATTTCATAATTATTCGGATTCTTCTATTGAAGGTTTGGATTTAAAGAAATATAAAAATGAAATTTTTTATGATGCATTAAAATATTATCAAAATTCTATTATTGCAAACATAGATGATAGTACGGCGAAATCATATGCATATCTAAAAACTGCAATCGGTTTTTTTCAAGAAAATAAATTGGAATCGGGAGAGTATAGAGCTTTTTCGTTGCTTGCTTTCTTTAATTTAACGCAAAATAAAATATCCGATGCTATTACTTATTTTTCTTATGCTCTTGATAATGCCGAACATTCTCATGATACATCTTTTATCTGTGATGCATTATTTAATATTAGTGTTGTTTACTTCTTACAAAATAACTTAAAACAATCCATAACATTTTTAGATCGCTTAGCTGCTGCTGTTGATGAATATTTTGAACAGGATTGGAAAATTCCATATCTTTTTATGAGAGGGCGTGTTTATTTGCAAATAGGGGAATTTACTAAGGCTGCAGAAAATTTTAAGACGGCATCGGATTTTGCGGATTTATATTTTGATAAAATAGAACCATTATGTAAATCTTGGTATGGCCGTTCTTTAATTTATATGGGGCAAATAAAAAACGGTCAGGAACTTTTAATGAAATATATAGATTATACTGATGATGCTTTGTTATTTTTGTTGGAGTCTTTTTTATTTTATCCTATTTTGAATAATGATTTTGAAAAAATGGATTTGGATATATCTTCTATTTATAGTGCATATAATAATTCAGGTCTAACTGATTTTATAAACTTAAAGTCAGGTTTCAGTATTGCTGAAGATCTGATCTGGTCAAACATATATAATATGTCTATTGGAAAAAAGATGTTTGATGCTTTTTATAATTATTATAATTGTAAAATTAACTTTTCAAAGATGTATGATATCGAAGAGTGTAAGATTTTTTTATCGGATTTGGAAGCCTCGGCTGTTGAATCCTTATATCAAAATGATCCTTACTCATCTTTATATATGTATCTGTGTTATGATTTATCCGTTAAATTATACGGGGAAACTTCTTCTCAAAGCATTGCCTATCTAAGCAAGGCTTTTAAGTCAATGCAAAAAAACGTATTGGCGATAGGTGAGAACGATATACGTGACAAGTATATGCAAAATAATTTATGGAATTCCAGACTTTTTAAGGTTGCAAAAAGTCAAAAACTTATTTAA
- a CDS encoding YncE family protein, with amino-acid sequence MKKKLFVFLFIISALSLFADFTFDLNLQPYKNAEFFADGLKVESKLISSDKTLGHLSFTLKDRTTSLVIKKEGFRTHILDLTLIEHKKAFVVLSPTDSKYDVVKVIPTGKKPKSVTFVNDKAVAVALLDGSGFDLINIETGETKRISPPKEYAEKFGFVESLVLKHKNELWVSQMPTASIHIFDLTSFEYKRTIKSTGTWSKVMAYNAGLDKVYLSNWTSQDISVIDPSSYKEEKKIKTKAVPRGMAFSQDGKFIYCAQFEDSAGNSQCKLIKKSLADYKTVYEGGVKGAKRHIVTDYERKLIYVSDMRNDIVEVYSTDKDELVASIKVFFNPNTIQLSPDKSLLYVSCRGPNNPDKGYLYKGYVFGRLDIIDTKTFTRIESIEAGNQPTGLDVSLDGKKIVLSDFLDNRIRVYEVGP; translated from the coding sequence ATGAAAAAGAAATTGTTTGTGTTTTTGTTTATTATTTCTGCTCTATCACTTTTTGCAGATTTTACGTTTGATCTTAATCTTCAGCCTTATAAAAATGCGGAATTTTTTGCTGACGGACTTAAAGTTGAATCTAAACTTATATCTTCCGATAAGACTCTGGGGCATTTGAGTTTTACTTTAAAAGATAGGACAACTTCACTTGTGATAAAAAAAGAAGGCTTCCGTACTCATATTTTGGATTTAACTCTGATAGAACATAAAAAAGCCTTTGTTGTTCTTTCTCCCACAGATTCAAAATACGATGTAGTTAAAGTTATTCCCACAGGAAAAAAACCTAAGAGCGTTACCTTCGTAAACGATAAAGCCGTTGCTGTAGCTCTTCTTGACGGCTCGGGATTTGATCTAATAAATATTGAAACCGGAGAGACGAAGCGAATTTCTCCTCCAAAAGAATATGCCGAAAAATTCGGCTTTGTAGAATCTCTTGTTCTAAAACACAAAAACGAATTATGGGTTAGCCAAATGCCTACAGCCTCAATTCATATCTTTGATCTTACATCTTTTGAATATAAAAGGACTATAAAATCTACAGGTACATGGAGCAAGGTAATGGCTTATAATGCCGGCCTTGATAAGGTCTATTTGAGTAACTGGACCTCACAGGATATAAGCGTTATCGATCCTTCTTCTTATAAGGAAGAAAAGAAGATAAAAACTAAGGCCGTTCCTAGAGGTATGGCATTTTCTCAAGATGGAAAATTTATCTACTGTGCACAATTTGAAGACTCGGCCGGTAATTCTCAATGTAAACTTATAAAAAAATCTTTAGCCGATTATAAAACCGTTTACGAGGGCGGGGTAAAGGGGGCAAAGCGGCACATCGTTACCGACTATGAGCGTAAGCTAATCTACGTTTCGGATATGAGAAATGATATTGTTGAAGTTTATTCTACGGATAAGGATGAGCTTGTTGCAAGTATCAAGGTGTTTTTTAATCCGAATACTATTCAGCTTTCGCCTGATAAAAGCCTTCTCTATGTTTCATGCAGGGGGCCGAATAATCCGGATAAGGGATATTTGTATAAGGGTTATGTTTTCGGCCGTCTCGATATAATCGATACAAAAACCTTTACCCGTATTGAAAGTATTGAAGCCGGCAATCAGCCTACAGGCTTGGACGTTTCTCTCGACGGGAAAAAAATAGTCCTATCCGATTTTTTGGATAATAGAATAAGGGTATATGAAGTTGGGCCTTAA
- a CDS encoding pentapeptide repeat-containing protein: MFNFDKKTEYEDFLELLKKSDSLNSLNLSGMEFEGLDFSKKSFTGCSFLNSKFKNCNCSNLHLRMCFFDFCEIDSCDFQNSDIQFSSFGGAKIIRTDFKNSELLQNNFNGIKAEEVFFNDSDLYSSRFMFSFLKNVYFQNCNLKKTMFLYSKEDGVSYKSSNTREAVFTEGDEFV, from the coding sequence ATGTTTAATTTTGATAAAAAAACTGAATATGAAGATTTTCTCGAACTTTTAAAAAAATCTGATTCTTTGAACAGTTTAAATTTATCCGGTATGGAATTTGAAGGCTTGGACTTTTCAAAAAAATCTTTTACCGGATGTAGTTTTTTAAACAGTAAATTTAAAAACTGTAATTGCAGTAATCTGCATCTTCGAATGTGTTTTTTTGATTTTTGTGAAATAGACTCTTGTGATTTTCAAAATTCAGATATTCAGTTTTCCTCATTCGGCGGAGCAAAAATTATACGCACGGATTTTAAAAATTCCGAGCTTCTACAAAATAATTTTAACGGAATCAAGGCTGAAGAAGTATTCTTTAACGATTCGGATCTTTATAGTTCACGTTTTATGTTTTCGTTTTTAAAAAACGTTTATTTTCAAAACTGCAACCTTAAAAAGACCATGTTTTTATATTCGAAAGAAGATGGCGTTTCTTATAAATCATCAAATACCCGTGAGGCTGTTTTTACGGAAGGAGATGAATTTGTATGA